CACGCGGCAATGCAAGCCTGGTGCTTGATCCCGACGCCTTTTACATTCTCGCTTCTCGCGAGGCGGTGCATGTGCCGCCGGACTATGCGGCCGAGATGGTGCCGTTCGATCCCCTGGTTGGCGAATTCCGGGTTCACTATGCGGGTTTCTTCGATCCCGGTTTCGGCAACGCGGCGGTTGGCGGCAGCGGCGCGCGCGCCGTGCTGGAGGTGCGCTCGCGCGAAGTCCCGTTCATTCTGGAACACGGCCAGACGGTCGGGCGCCTCATCTATGAGCGCATGTCCCACCGTCCCGATGCCCTTTATGGAGAGGCGGGTGTCTCCAATTATCAAGGTCAGGGCCTGAAACTGTCCAAGCACTTCCGCCCCTTCACCTCTCTCTGAGCGGTCTCACGCGGCGTGCGGCGTGCCCGAGGCCGCATCGCGCGGATGGCTGGGGGCGGGGTCGGGGCGCTGCTCGGCTGGCCGGCTTGCGGCGAGAAGGCCGCCCAGATCCTTGAGCGGGCGCAGCACCGCATCGGAAAAGCTCAGATAATCCGCCATCAGCGGCAGGAGCCTTCGGGTCTTCGGATCGTCCACATAGTCCATGGCGAGACGGACCGCGGCATCAAGGTCCGGGGCCGTTTGAGGATCGGTGCCGGCCGGCGCCTCTCCGAGCGCCGCGTCAAACGCGCGCAATGTGCGCGCCCGCGCCGCCTCCAGCACCGTGACGAGCGGCTCGGGGAGGGGCAGGCCGGACAGGCGTTCTGCTGCGTCTTCCAGCAGGGCCTGGTAGGTGGTCAGGATTTCCAGCGTCGAGACCAGCGTGATAACATCGGCCGCGGAGCGATGTCCGAGGCTGGTTTCCGCGCCGATATGGGGCAGCCGATCGGCCAATACGCGCAGTTCTAGCGACATGGCAGCGGTGCTGGCGCGCGGGGCCGCGACCTCCCCCTCCGCGTGGTATCGTGGCCAGGAAGCGGCAAAGGCCGTCCGGCAGCGCTTAATCATGGAGATCACCTGGTCCCGGATCTGGTCGGCCACATAGACGGGCAGCACCACCCAAGAAACCAGCAGGGCCACACCGGCGCCGATTCCCGTCTCGTAGATGCGCGCGACCATCCCCTGCGCATCGAGCCCGCTGACGATGTGGAGGGCCACCACCACCGAAAAGCCGATCATCGCGGAGGCAATGTCGTAGCGGTCCCGCACCGTCACCAGCGATATCATCTGGCAGATGAGGCACAGCAGGGCCAGGATCCACACATTGTCGCTCAGGAGCACAACGCACCCGAGGCCGATGGCAACGCCTATGGCTGTGCCGACTGTGCGGTAGCGCACGCGCACATAGGTTTCGCCGACGCTGTTGCCCAGGACGAAGATCACGGTCAGCGTCGCCCAATACGCGTGGTCCAGATGCAGGATGAGGTCGAGACCGGTGGTGATGGTCGTGGCGACCAGACCCTGGATGGCCACCTTGGCGAACGGGGAGAGGCCGTCAGTGGCGGGCGGAGGAGGGGGCTGTGGAGCCGGCGCCGCCGAGGCGTGCCATTGCTCCGGCCCTTCGGACAGCAACCGCGTGAGTTCGGTGACAACCAAGGCGAGGCGCTCAAAGGCGGTGACCGCGCGCAGCAAAGCGAGGTGGTCGCTGGGCTTCAAGTTGGGTGCCATGGCGGCCTGGCGCAGCCGGGCCAGGATGCCGCCCATGCGGGCATGCTCGGGGAAGGGCTGCGCGAGCCCGTTCTCGAGGTGGCGGGCGAGTTGGTCTGCGGCTGCGGCGAGCGGCGCGCGCCAGGTGCCGGCAGAACCCGTATCGGCGTCCGGCGCGGGGGAGGGAATGCAGGCGCTCAACAATTGGGTGGCCACGCGCAGCCGATAGGCCAGGGAGCGGACCGCTTCCAGATAGTTGCGCGCGTCGGGGGCTTCGGCGGACGCATTCACGAGAGCCGACCGCACACGCACGCGGATCTGATCCAGCAACTCATCGGTGGTCTGCGGTACGGGCCGCGCCTCGCGCACCGCACTCGCCACTTCGTGAAGATGGCGTCCGATGGCCTGACCGGCGGCCTCCACCGTGTCAGCATAGATGGTCAGGGCATTGGGACGATGGAGGCCGAAGCGCACAAGCGCCGCAATGGCGCCGCCTTGGCAGGCGGCCATCATCAGCCATGCCGTCTCCATATGAGTGGGGCGCAAGATGGCTGCTACCGTCACGACGACGATGATCACATTGCCCTGCCGCATGCCCTCCATGCCGTTCTTGCGCATGTAGAGCGACACCCCGGTCAGGGGCACCACGGATAGCTTGAGGAACATGGCATTGGCTTCGCCATCGCCGGGACCGATGATCAACACCGCCACCAGCACTGCGAAGGTCAAGGCGAAAAGCTTGAGAAAACTGACCGCTTCGATCCGCCGGCTGGCTGCCGGGGTGAAGGTGATGAGGACCATCGTCGTGATGGCACCGGCCATGGGGAAGACGATGTCGAGACCGAGCCCCAGCCCGCGCGAAGTGGCCACGCCCGTTGCGATAACAAGGACGAAGGCGATGCCGATATGAAGCGCGCGCGTCTGGTCGACCGCGCCCGGGTCGTGGCTCGCCAGCCATGCCTTCGCCCGGTCCACCAAGGATCGGCTGCCGTCCGCCGCCACATCCGTCTGCACGCCATTCCCCCGTTGCTTCGGCCCTTTTTACAGAGGGCACATGGCACGGGAAAAATGTCCAGATCCCGGCCGGAGCGAGGCCCTGGCCGGGATCCACAACTCAGTTCGTCGTCATCAATAGGGGCCGGGATAAGCGGGGGCCGGGACCACATGGACGGTGCTCGGTTGATAGGTGTAACCCGAGCGGTAGGCACGGCTGGCTGGTGCCACCATGGTCGCGTTGCGACCGCCCACCGCGTCGGAATACGTGTCCTGGTAAAGGACGTAGCCGCCATTGCGGAGGAGATAGTCCATTTGCTGGACGCGGATCATGCTGTCGTTCACGCGCGTGGTGCTCTCATCGGCGGATGCCGGCGCGGGAATGGCGAGCGCGGCGGCGAGGGCGAGGCTGATGAGGCCGGCGCCGCCGGCGATGGTCTTGTTCATGCTCACTCTCCCTGTCTAGCGAGCGCAGGTCTGCTCTTGGCGCCGCGCAAGCGGCGCCACTGCGACTGCGGTTCGCTGCTGGATCTGTCTGGTCCGGCCGGGCCCTTGGTGTGCGCCGCGCCGGGTCTGCTGAGGTAACGCGCGCAGCGGGGTTTGGTTTCAGCGCCTGGTTCGGGATGAATTGGGGGTCGACTTTTGCGGTGCATCGTCTAAACGGCACCCTCGCTTTGCAGGCGAAGCCCCCGGCCTTGCCGAAGGCGGGGCCGCACCATTGGCGAGGGGGAGTGAGGACATGGTTTCGGAAACGTCGGCCCGCGTGCTGGAACGTTACGGCACCATGGTCTCCGAGGGGCTGATCTCTCCCGACCCAGCCCAGGCCAATGCGGTGGATTCCTTCGCCCGCCTGGAGCGAGAACTCAGGGACTATGCGCTGGCCCGCAAGTCCTCCGCGCTCGGCTGGCTGTTCCAGCGCCGCGCTCCGCGTCCGCCCCAAGGCCTTTATATTTATGGCCGCGTGGGGCGCGGAAAGACCATGCTGATGGACCTCTTCTATGAGACGGTCCCGGTCAAGTCCAAGCGCCGCGCCCATTTTCACGAATTCATGGCGGATGTGCATGAGCGCATCTTCGCCGAGCGCGAGGCCCAGAAGGCGGGCCTGCGCAAAACCACCGATCCACTCCAGCCCGTCGCGGACGCCCTGGCCGCCGAGGCCAAGCTGCTGTGCTTCGACGAGTTCCATGTCACCGACATCGCGGATGCCATGATCCTCGGCCGGCTGTTTGAAAAGTTGTTCGCCGACGGCGTGGTGGTGGTGGCCACCTCCAATGTGAAGCCCGACGATCTTTATGCGGGCGGTCTCAATCGGGCGCTCTTCCTTCCCTTCATCGGCATGATCGAGGAGCGGATGGAGGTGTTGGCCCTTGATGCGGAGACCGACTACCGCATGCTGAAGCTGGAAGGCATCGAGGTCTGGCATACCCCGCTGGGTGCGGCGGCCGATGCCGCGCTTGATGCCGCCTTTGCGCGGCTGGCAGGTCCCGCCGGCGGGCATCCCAGCCAGATCATGATGAAGGGACGTACCATTCCCGTCCCGTCCGCCGCCAATGGCGCGGCGCGTTTCACGTTTCACGGGCTGTGCGAGCAGCCACTGGGGGCCACCGACTATCTGCGCATCGCCCGCACCTATCACACCCTCCTGCTGGAAGGCATCCCGGTGCTGGACGGCGACCGGCGCAACGAGGCCAAGCGATTTATCTCGCTCATCGACACGCTGTATGATGGAGGCGTGAAGCTGATCGCATCCGCGGCGGCGCAACCTGAGGCCCTCTATCTCGGCACGGAAGGGGCGGAGGCCTTTGAATGGGCCCGTACGGTCTCCCGCCTCCACGAGATGCGTTCCGCCGAATATCTCTCGCGCCCCCACGGCCACGCGGATTCGCGCGCCACCGGCAATACGACGGGCCTTGTGGAAACCTGATTTTCATCCGCGTTCTCCGTCCAATTGCCAACTTGGAGTCTCAGCGGCACAGCTTAGGATGGCGCCGCGCGGTCGTTGGGAGGCGATTGTGCAGTGCGAACGTCTTGAACGCCCTGCCGGATGGGAGTAGTCAGACCCCGCTCGGACAGGGCCGCACCTCCATGCCCCGGGACAGGGACACTCGTCTATGGCGCGCAGCAAGATTGCATTGATCGGGGCCGGTCAGATCGGCGGCACGCTTGCGTTGCTGGCCGGCCTGAAGGAACTCGGCGATGTCGTCCTGTTCGACGTGGTGGATGGCGTTCCGCAGGGCAAGGCGCTGGATCTGGCGGAACTTGCTCCGGTGGCCGGCATCGATATTCGCCTCTCCGGGACCAATTCCTATTCCGGCATCGCCGACGCCGATGTGGTGATCGTCACCGCTGGCGTGCCCCGGCGCCCCGGCATGAGCCGCGACGATCTCCTGTCCGTCAATCTCAAGGTGATGGAGCAGGTGGGGGCGGGCCTTGCCAAATATGCCCCCGACGCCTTCGTCATCTGCATCACCAATCCGCTGGACGCCATGGTCTGGGCCCTTCAGCGCGCGAGCGGGCTGCCGCGCGAGAAGGTGGTTGGCATGGCCGGGGTGCTGGACAGCGCGCGGCTGCGCTATTTCCTGGCCGACGAATTCAACGTTTCGGTGGAGGATGTGACCGCCTTCGTCATGGGCGGCCACGGCGACACCATGCTGCCGCTGATCCGCTATTCCAGCGTGGCTGGTATTCCCGTGCCGGACCTCATCCGCATGGGGTGGACCACACAGGAACGCATCGACGCCATTGTGCAGCGCACGCGCGATGGTGGCGCGGAGGTGGTCAATCTCCTGAAGACCGGCTCGGCCTTTTATGCGCCAGCGGCCTCCGCCATCGCCATGGCGGAGAGCTATCTCAAGGACAAAAAGCGTGTTCTGCCCGCCGCCGCGTGCCTGGCGGGGGAATACGGACTGCGCGACCTTTATGTGGGCGTGCCGGTGGTGATCGGCGCCCGGGGCGTCGAGCGCGTGGTCGAAGTGGAACTCGACCGTGCCGAGCGCGCCCAGTTCGAGAAATCGGTGGCGGCGGTGAAAGGTTTGGTGGATGCCTGCGTCAGCATTGCTCCTGACCTCGCCGCATGACGCGATCGACGGTGGTGCCCTGGGGGGCGCCACCTTAGTCCCGGCGGGGAAATCTCCGCCGGATTACACCAGCGACTTGTTCCGCTCCCGGCTTCGGGAGGGGGGCACTGCGCAACCCTCAGGGACGAAGCCCCATGAACATTCATGAATATCAGGCCAAGGCTCTTTTGAAGACATACGGAGCGCCGGTCTCCCGCGGCATCGCCGTCTTCTCGCCGGAAGAGGCTGAAAAGGCAGCCACCGAGCTCGGTGGTCCGCTCTGGGTGGTGAAGTCCCAGATCCATGCCGGCGGCCGCGGCAAGGGCAAGTTCAAGGAGCCGGAAGCCGGCGAGAAGGGCGGCGTGCGCCTGGCCAAGTCGGTGGACGAGGTCAAGGCCTTCGCCGGCCAGATGCTCGGCAACACCCTCGTCACCATCCAGACGGGTCCCGCCGGCAAGCAGGTGAACCGCCTCTATATCGAGGACGGCTCCGACATCGCCAAGGAATTCTACCTCTCTCTGCTGGTGGACCGTGAGACCTCGCGTGTGGCCTTCGTGGTCTCCACGGAAGGTGGCATGGACATCGAAGAGGTGGCCCACCACACCCCTGAGAAGATCGTCACCTTCTCTGTCGATCCGGCGAGCGGCGTGCAGGGCTTCCATGGCCGCAAGGTGGCCAAGGCCCTCGGCCTGACCGGCGACCTGGCCAAGCAGGCCGGCAAGCTGACCGAAGTGCTGTACACGGCCTTCACCGGCACCGACATGGCCATGCTCGAGATCAACCCGCTGATCGTCACCAAGGACAATCAGTTGAAGGTGCTCGACGCCAAGGTGTCGTTCGATTCCAACTCCCTGTTCCGCCACCCCGACCTGGTCGAGCTGCGCGACGAGACCGAAGAAGACGCCAAGGAGATCGAGGCGTCGAAGTATGACCTCGCCTATATCGCCCTCGACGNNNNNNNNNNNNNNNNNNNNNNNNNNNNNNNNNNNNNNNNNNNNNNNNNNNNNNNNNNNNNNNNNNNNNNNNNNNNNNNNNNNNNNNNNNNNNNNNNNNNCGTCGAGGGCGATATAGGCGAGGTCATACTTCGACGCCTCGATCTCCTTGGCGTCCTCTTCGGTCTCGTCACGCAGCCGGGCGATCTCCGGATGGCGGAACAAGGCGTTGGAATCAAAGCCGATCTTGGCGTCGAGCACCTTCAGCTTACCGCCCTTGGTCACCACCAACGGGTTGATCTCCAGCAGCGCCATGTCGGTCTGGGTGAAGGCGGCATAAAGGCTCTGGGTCAGTTCGCCGGCCTGCTTGGCCAGATCCCCCGAAAGCCCCAGCGCGCGAGCCACTTTGCGGCCGTGCAGAGGCTGGATGCCGCTCGCCGGGTCCACGGAGAAGGTGACGATCTTCTCAGGGGTGTTGTGGGCGACCTCCTCGATGTCCATGCCGCCCTCGGTGGACACCACGAAGGCCACTCGCGACGTTTCCCGATCGACCAACAAAGAGAGATAGAATTCCGAGGCGATGGGCGCCCCCTCCTCCACATAGAGGCGGTTCACCTGCTTGCCATAGGGGCCGGTCTGCTGGGTGATGAGGGTGTTGCCGAGCATCTCGGCGGCGGCCTTGCGCACCTCCTCGGGCGTCGTCACCACCCGCACGCCGCCCTTGGCGCCCACGGGCAGTTCCTTGAAGCGGCCCTTGCCGCGCCCGCCCGCATGGATCTGGGCCTTCACCACGGTCACCGGCGCATTGATGGAGCGGGCGGCGGCTTCCGCCTCCTCCGCCGTGAAGGCCGGCAGGCCGCGCGACACGGGAACGCCATAGTCCCGCAGCAGGGCCTTGGCCTGATATTCGTGAATGTTCATGGGCGCTCTCCCGCAATCCGTTGGGGCATTGGAGCGCGTGGCCGGTTCTTCTGGTGCCGCGCGCTCGTGGGCCGGTGCCCGGACGCAAACGCGCGCCGGGCGTGACCGCTTCCGGCGTGACGCGGGAGCCGACAATTCGATCCGGGTTGAAAGGGGAGGTCCCGGAGCCTCCAAGCCGCAAGAGCGGCAAGACATCAAACCGAGGGGGCTTTGCCTCAGCCTCGGTGAACACAAAGTGGGGTGCCGCAAGAACGCGCCCGCCCATTTCGGGCGGTACGGCCAGGGACGCGCCGATGGGCCTCGCGGATACACCCGATATGCCGACAAGAGCGGCGGAAGGGATCATGCGGGGCGCGAACGCCCCGCATGCGGAACCGGGAGACCCCGGCGGAAACCTTCAGACCGCGTGGATCAGACCACGCGCTCGGAGTGCATTTCCTTGATCTGGTCGGCGGAATAGCCAAGCTCGGAGAGCACTTCGTCGGTGTGCTCGCCCAAGAGCGGAGAGCCAGTGATCTCCACCGACATGTCCGAGAACTTGATCGGGCTGCCGACGGTCAGATACTTGCCGCGCTGCTTGTGGTCCACTTCCACGATGGTGCCGGAGGCGCGCAGGGACGGATCCTCTGCGATCTCCTTCATGGTCAGCACCGGCGCGCAGGGGATGTCGAACTTGCGCAGGATGTCCACCGCCTCGAACTTGGTCTTGTCGGCCAGCCAGCCCTCGATGGTGGCGAAGATGTCGAAGATCTTGTCCTGGCGGGCGCGGGCGGTGGCGTAGGCCGGATCATTGATCCATTCCGGCTTGCCGATGGCTTCCGCCACCTTGCCCCAGGCCTGCTCCTGCACGGTGAAGTAGATATAGGCGTTGGGATCGGTCTCCCAGCCCTTGCACTTCAGCACCCAGCCGGGCTGGCCGCCGCCGCCGGCATTGCCGCCGCGCGGAACCACGTCCGAGAAGGTGCCGTGCGGGTACTGGGGATATTCCTCCAGGTAGCCCACGCGGTCGAGGCGCTGCTGGTCGCGCAGCTTGACGCGGCAGAGATTGATGACCGCGTCCTGCATGGACACCGCCACCTTCTGGCCCTTGCCGGTCTTGTTGCGCGAATGCAGCGCGGTGAGGATGCCGATGGCCAGGTGCATGCCGGTGTTGCTGTCACCGAGCGCAGCCGCCGATACGGTGGGGGGGCCATCCCAGAAGCCGGTGGTGGAGGCGGCGCCGCCCGCGCACTGGGCGACGTTCTCGTACACCTTCAGGTCTTCATAATGATGGCCGTCGGAGAAGCCCTTCACCGAGGCGACGATCATGCCGGGATTGAGCTCGTTGATGCGCTCCCAGGTAAATCCCATGCGGTCGAGCGCGCCGGGGGCGAAGTTCTCGACGAGGACGTCGCTCTCCTTGATGAGCTTCTCCAGCACTTCCTTGCCGGCCTTGGTCTTGGTGTCGAGCGTCAGCGAGCGCTTGTTGGAGTTGAGCATGGTGAAATAGAGCGCGTCCGCATTGGAGATGTCGCGGAGCTGGTTGCGCGTCACGTCGCCCGAGCCGGGGCGCTCCACCTTGATCACGTCCGCGCCGAACCAGGCGAGGAGCTGGGTGCAAGCGGGGCCGGCCTGCACGTGGGTGAAGTCGATGATCTTGATCCCTTCCAACGGCTTGGTCATGTTCCACTTCCCTTTTGAGCGTTAGACTTCCCCTGACGCTGGGCCTTTGCGCCCCGCATCAGAATTCCCGAGGCCCGGCGGCACGGAGCTGCCCGCCGCCGGTATCGCCAGTGCGCCTGGCTGTTCTTCTGCTGGCTCAGGTCACGGCCTGGGCCTCCAGTTCGGCCACCCGCTTGCGCAGGGCCTTCTCCTCCTTCCACCGGGCGGTTTCGTCCCGGATCACCGCCACGATGCCGGTGGGCGTCGACCCGCCGGACGAGAGCAGGGCCACGGTGAAGGAAATGGACAAAGCGTGACCGTCCTTGTGGAGCGCCGGCACGCGCAGAAGCTCGGTGCCGTAGCGCGTCACACCCGTGCGCATGGTCACGTGGTAGCCGTCCCAGTGCCGCTGGCGCTGGCGCTCGGGAATGATGATGTCGAGGGACTGGCCCAGCGCCTCCTGGGGGGTGAAGCCGAACATGCGCTCGGCCGCCCCGTTCCAGAAGGTGATGGCGCCGGTTCCATCGGAGACGACGATGGCGTCTCCGGCGCGGGCCGCCAGTTCCTCGAAGTCGATCGCCGGGGAAGGCGATGCGGACATTTCATCAGACATGGGCTCGCTCTAGCTTAGCAAGGTTAGCCACGGTGACGCGAAGACTTCACGCCGATGTCCGGACGTACCCGCGAAGCGCGGCACGGCCGGTGATCTTTGGTCACCCCCGGCAGATGATCCGCTGGGGGTGACGGACCCTCATTCCGCCGCGAGCGGCAGCGGAGCCCCCACCGCCCCGGCGCGCCGCACTTCCTCGATGCGGGCGGCGTCGAAGCCGAGCACGTCCGCGAGAATTTCCTCGGTGTGCTCGCCGAGCAGCGGCGAGCGCTCCACCGGAACGTCGTTGTCGGAAAGCTTGATGGGGTTGCCGACGGTCACGTAGGTGCCGCGCTCGGGATGCTCCACCTCCACCAGGGTGCCGGTGGCATAGAGCGAGCGGTCCTCGGCGATCTCCTTCATGGACAGGATCGGGCCGCAGGGAATGTCGTAGCGGTTGAGGATCTCCATGGCCTCATACTTGGTGTGGGCCATGGTCCACGCCTCGATGCGGGTGAAGATCTCATTCAGGTGCGGCAGCCGGGCGGGGGCGGTTGCGTAATCGGGATCGGTCTTCCAGGTGGGCTCGCCGATCACGTCGCAGATCTTCCCCCAGACCGGGGCCTGGGTGATGAAATAGATGTAGGCGTTGGGATCATTCTCCCAGCCCTTGCAGCGCAGGATGCGGCCCGGCTGGCCGCCGCCGGAATCGTTGCCGGCGCGCGGCACGGTGTCGCCGAAGGGCACGCCTTCGCCATACTGGCTGTATTCGGAGAGCGGCCCGCGCGCCAGGCGCTGCTGGTCGCGCATCTTCACCCGGCACAGGTTCAGGACGCTGTCCTGCATGGCGGCCAGCACCTTCTGGCCACGGCCCGTATGCTCGCGCTGGAACAGCGCGGTGACGATGCCCAGCGCCAAATGAAGCCCTGTGCCGCTGTCGCCGATCTGGGCGCCGGTGACGAGGGGCAGGCCATCGCGGAAGCCGGTGGTGGAGGCCGCGCCGCCCGCGCACTGGGCGACATTCTCATAGACCTTGCAATGCTCGAACGGACCCGCGCCGAAGCCCTTCACCGAGGCGAGGATGAGGCGCGGATTGAGCTCCTGCAGGCGCTCCCAGGTAAAGCCCATGCGGTCGAGGGCGCCGGGGGCGAAATTCTCCACCAGCACGTCGCACACCTTCACCAGGTCCTCCAGCACGGCCTTGCCGGCGGCGTTCTTGGTGTCCAGCGTGATGGAGCGCTTGTTGGAATTGAGCATGGTGAAATACAGGCTGTCCGCATTGGGGACATCCCGCAGCTGGGTGCGCGTCACGTCGCCTTCGCCGGGACGCTCCACCTTGATCACGTCCGCGCCGAACCAGGCCAGCAGCTGCGTGCAGGTGGGACCCGACTGGACGTGGGTGAAATCCAGGATGCGAACGCCGTCTAGAGCCTTGCCCATGAGAGCCTCGTTGTTCCTCTGGACGCGCGCTTGAAGCGACGCTTGTTCTTTTTGTCCGTTGCCCCCGCGGCTTGCGGCGGCGGGATCTCCCGCGCGCCGCGCCCGGCAACTGTCAGATGAGAGGCGGACGGGACCGCGCCCCGCCCGCAGGGCTTTGCGCCGTCACTTCTTTTTCTTCACCACGCTCTGCGGGTTCAGATTGCCGATGCGGCCGCTCTCGGTGCCCGCCTGCGGGTCGATGACTGCATTGATGAGGGTGGGCTTGCCGCTGTCCATGGCTTCGTCCACGGCGCGCTTCAGCTCGTCGGGGGTGGTCACGTTCACGCCGACGCCGCCGAAGGCTTCCATCATCTTGTCGTAGCGGCTGTCCTTCACGAACACCGTGGTGCCCGGGTCGCGGCCGGTGGGATCGGTGTCCGTGCCGCGATAGATGCCGTTATTGTTGAAGATGACGATGCAGACCGGCAGGTTGTAGCGGCAGATGGTCTCCACCTCCATGCCGGAGAAGCCGAAGGCGCTGTCGCCCTCCACCGCCAGGACGGGCTTGCCCGTCTCCACCGCCGCCGCGATGGCAAAGCCCATGCCGATGCCCATGACGCCCCAGGTGCCCACGTCCAGGCGCTTGCGCGGCTGGTACATGTCGATGATGCCGCGGGCGAGGTCGAGGGTGTTGGCGCCCTCGTTCACCAGGATGGCGTCGGGACGCTCCTTGATGACGGTGCGCAGGGCGCCGAGCGCGCCATGGAAGTCCATGGGCGCGGAATTCTTCATCAGGCGCGGCGCCATCTTGGCGATGTTCTCGTCGCGCTTGGTGACGATGGTCTTCACCCAGTCGGCGGGGGGCGCCGGCCAGTTCGTGCCCATGCCATCGAGGAGCGCGGACACCACGGAGCCGATGTCGCCCACCAGCGGGGCGGCGATCTCCACGTTGGAGTCCATTTCCTTGGGCTCGATGTCCACCTGGATGAACTTCTTGGGCGCATCGCCCCAGGTTTTGCCCTTGCCGTGGGACAGCAGCCAGTTGAGGCGGGCGCCGATGAGCAGCACCACGTCGCTGTCCTTCAGCGCGGTGGAACGGGCGGCGCCGGCGGACTGGGGATGGGTGTCCGGCAGCAGGCCCTTGGCCATGCTCATGGGCAGGAAGGGAATGCCGGAGGTTTCGACCAGCGCCTTGATCT
This genomic interval from Aquabacter sp. L1I39 contains the following:
- the oxc gene encoding oxalyl-CoA decarboxylase, encoding MSAVAQIIEANVPEQELTDGFHLVIDALKLNGIETIYNVPGIPITDLGRMAQAEGIRVVSFRHEQNAGNAAAIAGFLTKKPGICLTVSAPGFLNGLTALANATTNCFPMILISGSSEREIVDLQQGDYEEMDQLAIAKPLCKAAFRVLHAADIGIGVARAIRAACSGRPGGVYLDLPAKLFSQVMDAEAGAKSLVKVIDPAPAQIPGPDAVARALEVLKGAKRPLIILGKGAAYAQADEEIKALVETSGIPFLPMSMAKGLLPDTHPQSAGAARSTALKDSDVVLLIGARLNWLLSHGKGKTWGDAPKKFIQVDIEPKEMDSNVEIAAPLVGDIGSVVSALLDGMGTNWPAPPADWVKTIVTKRDENIAKMAPRLMKNSAPMDFHGALGALRTVIKERPDAILVNEGANTLDLARGIIDMYQPRKRLDVGTWGVMGIGMGFAIAAAVETGKPVLAVEGDSAFGFSGMEVETICRYNLPVCIVIFNNNGIYRGTDTDPTGRDPGTTVFVKDSRYDKMMEAFGGVGVNVTTPDELKRAVDEAMDSGKPTLINAVIDPQAGTESGRIGNLNPQSVVKKKK